The following is a genomic window from Onthophagus taurus isolate NC chromosome 1, IU_Otau_3.0, whole genome shotgun sequence.
ATCGATACATTATTTACTCGCAATTATTTACATAATGTTCTTTGTAATGTCCATAACGGGAAATGGATTAGTTTTATGGATTTTTACTGCGTAACCTTCAAATTTAACCATTAaattaatccttttttaaaattatctttttagaGCTAAAAATCTTCGGACTCCTTCGAACGTTTTCATCGTAAACTTGGCGTTTTGCGATTTTATCATGATGGCaaaatcccccatttttatttataacgcgTTTAATAAAGGCTTTGCGTGCGGCATAATGGGATGCAAAATTTTCGCTCTCCTAGGGTCATTATCTGGAATTGCAGCCGCAATGACAAACGCTTGTATCGCTTACGATAGATATACGACCATCTCAAATCCTTTAGAAGGAAAAATGACGAGAGTTAAAGCCTTGGTGATGGTTTTTGTCGTTTGGGCGTACACAATACCTTGGGCGGTTTTaccatttttggaaatttggGGACGATTTGTACCCGAAGGTTATCTAACATCTTGtactttcgattattttacGGATACATTCGATAATGATCTTTTTGTGGCAgttatttttacgttttccTATGCCATACCAATGActatgattatttatttttatagtcaAATTGTTGGACATGTTATGAAACATGAAAAAGCACTTAAAGAACaagtataacttttttttgaaaattattactctttttattgataattggtTGAGATGTACGCAAAATATTGAGTATTAATagatattgaaatatttttaactaaaattagaactaacactaaaaactttcgggttttgtcgtgcgtcttttaagaaaaggtttgacagtttattattaatatattaatattaatttagtttattccTAAGCTGTAATTCTTCTTTCTTGCATATGCTTTGACTTGTGCACCTTCTCTTGTATCATGTAGAACGATTCAAATTCGTTCTTCATTTTTGTCCAAATTTTAACCTTTTTccaattatcatttttatgttCTTACAGCTTTCACCATTCCACCTCTTTTGGGAGATAACAAAACATGATTTTTCTATAACCACAACTTATTATCTGCATATTAAGTTGCCTAActgatataatattttaaatatattattattttggatttgaaaaaaatctccTGAtggaaattgattttattcagaataattaaaagtttatcaaTATTTTGCGTGCTAATTTCTCGTCCAATTAACTAAGAATTaagtataatttaataattattattatttaaggcTAAAAAAATGAATGTGGAATCATTAAGAAGCAATGCAAACCAAGCATCCGAATCTGCTGAAGTAAGAATAGCTAAAGCGGCGATAACAATTTGCTTTTTGTTCGTTGCTTCATGGACTCCATATGCAGTGATGGCTTTAATTGGATCTTTTGGGGATGCAAGCTTATTAACACCGGGTGTCACTATGATACCAGCTTTAACTTGCAAATTAGTTGCGTGTATAGACCCTTATGTTTATGCAATTAGTCACCCAAGATACAGgttagttaataaatatttattttattaaagaagaattgttttaaatcttGTTTTTAGGGTTGAATTGCAAGCTCGATTACCTTGGTTAGCTATTAAAGAAGAGGGTGATGCCACTTCCGTTAATACGAGCAAAACCACATCGGTTGCCCAAGAAACGGCCGGTActtaacataattaattagGAAGTAATTAAAGGAAGTTTGTTAATAATAGTGATGATGAAACTGGCTATGATTAATTGATTAAGAGTTtggaaatataattatttaattagaaTCCTCGTAGAAAGAACCCGTTTAATAAAACCGAGCATTAAATAAAGCTTTTCTTTTAATcctgcaatttttttttaatttgaaaggTTAAAAGTGACAATCAATCGTACcaacataacatttaaaatatttctaaattttttttattattaaaaaattaaagaaattaataacaaaaatcgttttattataaaatatttaaagaaaaatatgaaatatttcataaaatgttttaacttaaactaaaaataagttattagtattaacctaacctcaataatgaaaatgaatttGACTCACATTCCAAATGAAAGGTTAGAAATTATTAATcgataatttgtttattaaaaatttaatcaaaccACGTGTTCTACtcgtcattaaaaaaatattttatcgttctttttaaatgattaataataaaaagttgatAGATAACGACTTAAcctaaaacaaacaaaaaaataggacaagaatcaaagaaataattaaaaaagaattgtatTGATGGAcatttgaaatttccaggtAAATAATcgttttcgtttaatttattcatgAGTGACCAGCAACAACTGGAAGGAATTATTTTAGTGTTCGATGTAACCTACTTTGGGAAGGATGAACAGCATAGGCGAAGCTTGTAATGATTTAAAACAGCAGTATGACAATTGTTTTAATACATGGTTTTCggaacattttcttaaaggAAACACAAACGATTCTATGTGCGAACcgatatttaaagtttatcaGCAATGCGTTAAAAGGGCAATGATTGAAAATCGGATTGATTGGCATGAAGTGGAAAGGAATTTACTTGGGAGTGAGCACGAAAGGAAAGTTCCATCACAAGAAAAAAGttgacaaaataaattattagtgaatgaaattaattgaaagtagatttttgttttttaataaattaattggttaacatgtaattttttaattaattttcatatgtagttttattgaaaataattaaaaacactaTTACAGGTAATAAAACACTTAAACCTaaacagatttttttctttttttttccaaactgATTTTTATTTAGCTGAAGCAAACTTCGAGAGACCTTCAAGTAATCCAATATAAGCCGAATGTTCGTAAGCTGTGCTATAATCCGATAATTTCTCCACAAATTCGTTCGAAATACCTTTCTCCTCCAAGTAATTCATTAAAAGATCAtataaatactaaaaaattaaattattaataatacaaatcaaatttattttatattaactcACAGAATCTATTACTTCTCCAGAAACGGCATAAACTTGTTCATTCCAGCTTCCTGAGTAAATACTAACTTCATCAATTCCAAAAATATCATCtgaaagcaaatttaatataacataacctcaaaaaaaaaatttttaactcaCTATAACCTTCTTCTTGCTCGTTTGGTCCAATAAACGAACAAACTAAACAAACAGTAACATCACCTCTaatcaaatcaattttaaacgatggttttgattttaattcgCCAATTTCTGCTTTATCCATATTTGGCATAACTTCTGGTTCTCCATCAGTATCAACAGTATGATTtacattaaaagtaatttttactctacaaattcaaaataaaattaataataaattaataacaaagaaaataattaaattaaaataaattgaggttatgtttgtttaaatgtcaaaattttttttaa
Proteins encoded in this region:
- the LOC111428613 gene encoding complement component 1 Q subcomponent-binding protein, mitochondrial isoform X1 gives rise to the protein MNSIVRAALRINGFRPLLSCTKTSVYAKNAVQQRQLARNFWYMCNVRNDHSTVSSTVLKSPSEICSCGCGKHHVHSKAEKELVEFLTEEILAERKAQKVKAIPTEIDGFKATLNGSEITLTKQADKETVKITFNVNHTVDTDGEPEVMPNMDKAEIGELKSKPSFKIDLIRGDVTVCLVCSFIGPNEQEEGYNDIFGIDEVSIYSGSWNEQVYAVSGEVIDSYLYDLLMNYLEEKGISNEFVEKLSDYSTAYEHSAYIGLLEGLSKFASAK
- the LOC111428623 gene encoding TP53-regulated inhibitor of apoptosis 1-like, which codes for MNSIGEACNDLKQQYDNCFNTWFSEHFLKGNTNDSMCEPIFKVYQQCVKRAMIENRIDWHEVERNLLGSEHERKVPSQEKS
- the LOC111428613 gene encoding complement component 1 Q subcomponent-binding protein, mitochondrial isoform X2; translation: MNSIVRAALRINGFRPLLSCTKTSVYAKNAVQQRQLARNFWYMCNVRNDHSTVSSTVLKSPSEICSCGCGKHHVHSKAEKELVEFLTEEILAERKAQKVKAIPTEIDGFKATLNGSEITLTKQADKETVKITFNVNHTVDTDGEPEVMPNMDKAEIGELKSKPSFKIDLIRGDVTVCLVCSFIGPNEQEEDDIFGIDEVSIYSGSWNEQVYAVSGEVIDSYLYDLLMNYLEEKGISNEFVEKLSDYSTAYEHSAYIGLLEGLSKFASAK